AAAATATAAACTATTTATATAGAAGAGGAAGGATATATGAAAACAATTATCTATCATATATCCTCCATTATCAAATTCTATTATATTAAGTGAAATTTTATAGGCTTTGCTGGTGTTCCTACAGCAGTGCAGTTATCTGGCAAATCTTTTGTTACAGTTGCACCTGCTCCAACAATTGTGTTACAACCTATATTAATTTTGTTTATTATTGCTGCTGTAGTACCTATATAACACCCTGTTCCAATTTTTACGTTTCCAGATATCGTTACACTTGGTAGTATAGTTGAAAAATCGCTAATGATTGAATCATGAGAAATTACACTGTTAACACTGATCACAACATGTTTTCCAATTGTTACATTTGTAGTTATAATTGCTCCATAACATATTATAGTACCCTCACCGATAATATTATAGTTTGAAATTTTAGCATTTGGATGAATTAAGGTAGCAGGTTTTATATTTAGCTTTTCAGCTTTCTCATTAAATCTAATTCTTAGCTTTGGATCTCCTACTGCACAAATATAAAATAAATTATCATGTCCACTATTTATAATCCATTCAAAATCACCAAGTATCTTATGATTATTTAAAATTGAACCTATCTGTTTATTACCTTCTTCAATAAAACCAAGCAAGTCCCACTCTAGATTTTTATTATTTATTTCCTCTATTAACCAAGCAACTTCCCTTGCAAAGCCTCCAGCTCCTATAATGACTATTTTTTTCATAATTCTCTCCAAGATTAAAATACTATAAATTACTATTAATTATTTCAACAATTTGTTCTAGTTCACATTCTTCTAAAGAATCATAAATTGGCAAACATAATATTCTACTTGAAATATTATTTGATATTTGCATATATTTAGAATCAGTTAAGTAGCCTAAAGTATCTAAGGAAGGATAAAAATATCTTCTTGGGAATATATATTTTTTATTTAGTTCTTCTACTACTCTCAGTAAATCTTTTTCAGTTTTAAATACTACTGGAAAATATGCATAATTATTTGTACAATCTTCATTATGCTTTTGTAATTGCAATTCTTTTGATAAATTATTTGTATAAAAATCATGGACTTTTTCTCTTCCTTCTAATATTTTATCTATATCATCTAATACACATAATCCCATGGCAGCTTGAAATTCATTCATTTTAGCATTAATACCCAAATCATCAATTTTTTCTGGACCACTAATTCCAAAATTAATCATAAGCTTTACTTTTTTATATAATTCATCATCCTTAATTACAAGGCCACCACCCTCGATAGTATGAAATAATTTAGTGCTATGAAAACTCATTATGGATATATCGCCATACGAAAAAATACTCTTATTTTTATATTTCACTCCAAATGTATGAGCTCCATCATATATAACTTTTAAATTATTTTTACTTGCTATTTTTTGAATTTCGTCTATATCACATGCATTTCCAAAAACATGAACTGGAATTATTGCTTTACTTTTGTTAGTTATTAAATTTTCTATTTTTTTGTAATCAATGCAAAAAGTTTCTGGATTTATATCTGCAAATACAGGAGTAAGCCCTTCCCACACTTGACTACTTACGGTTGCAGCAAATGTGAACGGAGTTGTAATAACTTCATCACTTAATTCTAATGCTTTATATGCTACTTGAAGAGCCAAAGTTCCATTTGAAACTAAAATTAAATTTCGGATATTTAAATACTCTTCAAGCCTTTTTTCAAGTTCTTGGACAAACTGACCATTATTCGTAAGAAATCCAGACTTGAAAATTTTATCTATATAACTTTTATACATACTAATATTGGGCAAGTATGTTTTTGTTACATTAATCATATAACTTCCCTCTCAAAATTAGTTGCTTAAATTTTTGAATTTTATAAATATTAGTTCAAAAATAATAGCTTTTGTACTATTATATAATTTAAAAATTTAAATGTTCTGTCATTATGCTTACTTTTATCTAAATAATCTCAATACAGTCTGACTTAGGTTTTTTATCTGTTAAAAGATCTTGATTGTGCTTAATAAGTTATTCATTATGCTTCGCACTCTTTTTAAAGGTGAAAAGTTCTTGGTTGCGCTTTGCGCTTTTTTTATATGTGAAAAGATCTTAATTGTGCTGCGCACTTTTTTTATCTGTGTACATCTTTTTATAATATTTTTGATAATCTCCAGAAGTTACATTTTTCATCCAAGCATGATTATCTAGGTACCATTTAATAGTTTTCTTAATTCCAACTTCAAAGGTTGTTTCAGGATACCACCCTAACTCCGTTTTTATCTTATCAGGTGATATTCCATATCTTCTATCGTGTCCTTTTCTGTCCTCAACGTATTTAATTAAATTGTCAGTAACACTCTTATCAACATTTTCATTTATATAAGCAATAACTGTTTTTATAATTTCTATATTTGTTCTTTCGTTATGTCCACCCACATTATAAACTTCTCCAAGTCTCCCACCGTTAATAACCATATCTATTGCTTTTGCATGATCATTAACAAAAAGCCAATCTCTTATATTCATACCATCGCCATAAACAGGTATTTCTTTATGATTTAAGCAGTTATTAATTAATAGTGGAATTAGTTTTTCAGGAAATTGAAATGGGCCATAGTTATTTGAACATCTAGTTATATTTATAGGCATTTTATAGGTATCATAATATGCTTTAACCATTAAATCTGAGCCAGCTTTACTTGATGAATATGGACTATGAGGATCAAGTGGTGTTGTTTCCATAAAAAAGCCTTCTGTACCTAAGGATCCATAAACTTCATCTGTTGAAACATGAAGAAATTTAACTCCTTCTTTAAATCCTTTTTCTGTTTCCCATGCATTTTTGGCACAATTCAACATATTAACTGTTCCAAGTACATTAGTCTTAGCAAATATTTCTGGTTCTCTTATACTTCTATCAACATGTGATTCTGCTGCAAAATGAACAACACAATTTACATTATAATTTTTAAAAAGACTTGAAACTAATTCTTTATCACAAATATCCCCTTGAACAAATATATGTCTTTTATCATTCTCAATTGACTTAAGATTTTCTAAATTGCCTGCATAGGTTAACTTATCTAAGTTAATTATTTTAATATCTTGATACTTATTCAACATGTATAAAATAAAATTAGAACCTATAAATCCAGCTCCACCAGTAACTAAGTATGTTTTCATCTATCTATAACTCCTTTACTTTACTTATTTAATTTTTCAATAAATGATCTTAATGCTTCCTGCCACTCTCGCATTTCATCGCCAACCGTATTTCTAAGCATCATATTATCAAGGGATGAATATTTTGGTCTTTTTGTTGGATTCTTATATTCTTCTGATGTACAAGGTTTAACTTCACATTTTTCTCCAGAGAATTTAATTATATTTTTAGCGAATTCATACCAAGTGCATTCACCTTTTCCTGTGCAATGATACACTCCATATTCTTCTGTTTCTATCAACTTCAATATGTGATAAGTTAAGTCATTTGCATTTGTTGGATTACCTCTTTGATCATTTACAACATTTATGCAATTTTTTTCTTTCCCAATCTCTCTAATAGTATAAACAAAATTATGACCTACAGATCCATAAAGCCAAGCTGTCCTCACTATAAAATATTTAGTAGAGAATTCCCTTACATAATTTTCTCCTAAAAGCTTGGTTTTCCCATAAACTGTATAAGGAGAGGTTAAATCATATTCAGTTAACGGTCTATCCCCTGCTCCGCTAAATACATAATCAGTTGATATTTGTACAATTTTAGCACCTATCTCTTCACATGCTATTGCTAAATTCCTAGGTCCAATTGAGTTAACCATAAATGCAAAATTTTCGTTACTTTCACAGCCATCAACATTTGTAGCTGCTGCACAATTAATTACTACATCAGGTTTTAAATAATCTATCTTCTTTTTAACTTCTATTAAACTGGTTATATCTAATTCATCTATATCCAAAGTTATAACTTCAGATTCCTTTATAGTTTTCGAAACTTGTCCTATTTCAGCACTACCCATTTTTATTATGTTTTGAAGTTCATTTCCTAACTGACCTTTAGATCCTGTTATTAATATTTTCATCTATATTTCTCCTTAAAAATTTTAGATTTTCAATAACATGTATCTCGGCAAATTATTTGTATATAAAATCTACATACCCTTTTAAATTCAAGTTTTTCAAGTTAGGATGTGTTTTATCCTTTTCAGATAAAATTACATTTCCTATTTTTTCTAAAGGCCAAGTAATATTAATATCTGGATCATTCCACATAACCCCTCCATCATATTGCGGAGCATAAAAATCTGTACACTTATAATTAAATACTGCCTCGTTAGAAAGTACTAAAAATCCATGCGCAAAACCTTTAGGAATATAAAATTGCTTTTTGTTTTCCCCACTTAAAATAACTCCTTCCCATTGTCTATACGTAGGAGAGCCACTTCTTAAATCAACAGCCACATCAAAAACTTCACCTCTAGTTACTCTAATGAGTTTTCCTTGACTATGTCTTTTTTGAAAATGCAGTCCTCTTAAAACACCTTTACTTGATTTTGATTCATTATCTTGAACAAAAGTCATGTTAAGTCCAGCATCTGAAAACTGTTCTTTATTGTATATTTCTATGAAATAACCTCGCTCATCCCAAAAAACTTTAGGTTCTATTATATAAACCCCATCTAGTTTTGTTTTATTAAAATTGAATTTCCCCATTATTACACCTCATATTTTCTTGTTCATTTTTTAATTATATAGAAAATTACATTTATTCTGCATTTAATCACTTATATAATATTATTATTACTATGAATAAGTGCCTTAATGAATAATAATATTATTTAATAAACGTAGGTATATATGGAAAAAATAAAGTCAAGTTTTTATTAATATTAGTATTGCATATAAATAGAGAGTGAGATTTTAAGTAAATCTCACTCTCTTAAGGTAATTAAGATATTTTCAAAAATATTATTTATTAATATAATTACTAATTCCAGACTAAATTTTATTCATTAGATTCATAATTAGTAATTTCCTTTATTGTATTGTCATCATTCATAAATACAACTGCTGGTTTATATCTTTTAGCTTCAGCTTCTTCCATTTGTGCATAAGCAATAATTATTACATTATCGCCAGGTTCTACAAGTCTTGCAGCTGCACCATTTACACAAATAACTCCCGAGTCTCTCTTTCCTGGAATTACATATGTTTCAAATCTTGCGCCATTATTTACATCAACTATTTGAACTTTTTCATTTTCTATTATTCTTGAAGCTTCCATCAATGTTTTATCTATAGTAATGCTTCCCATATAACTTAATTCTGCTTGTGTTATTGTAGCTCTATGTATCTTTCCTTTTAACATTGTAAGTATCATTTTTGTTCCTCCTAAATGTGCTTAATTAATATAATTTTTACTATTCATTATTACTTCTTATCTAAATTAAATTCCGTATTGTAGAAAAATTCCTTATTGCAGAAAAGTTTCGTATTGTAGCATAGCTACTCTTTTAATAAGTGCATAGCTGCTCTTTTTAGATGTGCATAGCTACTCTTTTAATTGGTGTATATTTTAAATGTGAAATTATCTATTAATCTTATTTTCCCTATATAAACAGCTATTGGAATTAATACATTCTTTTCTATAGTTTCAACATTTTCTAAAGAATCGCTATCGACTATTTCTATATAATCTATTTTAGATAATGGTTCTTTGCTTAATTCTGCTTTTATAACTTCTTTAAGTTTAATGGCATTTCTTTCACCATTTTTTAATGAATCTTTAGCTAGTTCTAAACTTTTACTTAATATCAAGGCTGCTTTTCTCTCATCTTTTGAAAGATAAGTATTTCTTGAACTCTTAGCTAGTCCATCTTCTTCTCGAATTATTGGGCAAGCTACTATTTCTACATCTATATTTAAATCTCTAACCATTCTTCTTAAAACAGCAACTTGTTGAGCATCTTTTTCTCCAAAATAAGCTTTATCTGGAGTTACTATATTCAAAAGCTTAGAAACAACTAAACAAACTCCATCAAAATGTCCTGGTCTTTTTGCTCCACAAAGTACATCGGTAAGATTTGATACACTTACACTAGTTGATTTATTATTAAAATACATTTCGCTTGGTTCTGGATTAAAAACTGCAGTTGCACCTGCATTTATACAAACCTCTAAATCTTTATCTATATTTCTTGGATAGCTATCATAGTCTTCATTTGGTCCAAATTGTGTTGGATTAACAAAAACACTAACAACAACCTTATCATTTTCCGCTACTGCCTTTTTTATTAAGCTTTCATGCCCTTCATGCAGCGCTCCCATTGTTGGTACAAAACCTACTGAAAGACCTTCTCTTTTCCAAGATTTTATTAAACTTCTAAGTTCTTTTATTTCTTTTAATAACATTCTTTTTTCCCTCTTTCTCTATTAAACATATTAAACTAAATAACAAACCAAAGATTAAATCTATGTTCTATGTCCAACTAGCATACTAGTTTGTTAGTTTTTAATGTGTTTTAATACAATTTTTGTAGTTCATTTTCATCAATCTTAAAAGTGTGTTTAACTTCTGGAAATGTACCTTCTTGTACTTCTTTAACATAAGACCCAATAGCTTCTTTCATAACATTACCTATATTAGCATATTGTTTAACAAACTTTGGAACAAAATCATTAAACATTCCAAGCATATCTTGATAAACTAAAATTTGTCCATCACAATGTTTACCTGCACCAATTCCTATTGTTGGAATTGAAACTGCATTTGTAATAAGTTCTGCCACTTTTTCTGGAATTCCTTCTAGTACAATTGAAAATGCACCAGATTTCTCCAAAAGAATAGCATCTTCTATTAGCTTTTTAGCTGCTAATTCATTTTTACCTTGTACCTTAAATCCGCCAAATGCATTTACAGATTGAGGAGTTAGTCCTAAATGTCCCATTACAGGAATTTGAGCATCCACTATGGCTTTAACTTGAGCTGCAACATTTGCTCCTCCCTCAAGCTTAACTGCACTTGCGCCACCTTCTTTGACTAGTCTCCCTGCATTTGAAACTGCTTGTTCTATTGATACATGATAGGACAAAAAAGGCATGTCACTCACTACAAGAGCATTTTTCGCACCTTTTTTAACAGCTTTTGTATGATAAATAATTTCATCCATTGTAACAGCTAAAGTATCTTGATCACCTTTAATAACCATTCCAAGTGAATCTCCAATTAAAATTCCATTTACTCCGCTTTCATCAATAATCTTCGCCATTGAGTAATCATAGGCTGTAAGCATACTTAATTTATTTCCTTCATTTTTAGCTTGTTTAAAAGTCAATACTGTATTTTTCACTAATCTATTCCTCCTAAAACTTTATATATTTCCAAATGTTTTTCTGAATTATTAATCACATTTTCATCTTTAATATTTAAAATATCATCTTTCGTATTTTGCAAATTCATTGTGTTATTATCTCTTATGGCAACAAATTTTAATAAATTTAAGGATAATATATTATAAATATCCTTATCTTCTTTTTCCAAGACAGACAAATGGTTTTTTATAGTAGTAACATCCCCTCTTGATACTGGACCTGTTAAAGAATTCACAAAGCCCTTTTCAAAAATACTTTCGATATTACCTTCAACTAGTGGTCTAATAGCACTTAAAGCTTCATCTTCAGTTAATCCAAGTTTTTTAAGATAACTTGTGCCTATATCCAATAAAGATAAAGTAAGGTTAGAAACAAACACATTAGCTAAATGATAAATTGAAGATGTTTCTTTACTTCTTATGAAAAATTTATTTCCTAAACTCTTAATAAGATTAATAACAGTATTGTTTTCAATTGAAGACTGCTCTTTTAAAACATCACTTTCAATTGAAAAATATATATTTTCTAATTCTTTTAAATTTGTGTTTTTGTTTGAAAATGCGAATATTGGATGTATCGAATAGATTAGTGCGCCAGAATCTTTTGCATTATATAATACATTTGATTTAATCGAACCACTTGTGTGGCAAACAGATTTGTTAGTTAGATCAAATTTTGATAATTCTCTATCTATAATTGAAATGATGTCATCAGGTGTTGTAATAAATAATATATCACTTTCTTTAATAATATCTTGAATGTTCGTATAAAATTTTGATTTAGTAATTTTAGCTGCTTCAATAGTTGTATTTATATTCTTTCCATAAAAGCCACTTAATTTTATCCCTTTTTGAGTAAAATAGCGTCCTAAATTCACGCCTACCTTCCCAGGGCCAATAAATCCAATTTTAATAGTATCACCTCCATGTGTGTGTGATACAACATCCTAATTTCAATCTCATTCATATAGATATGAGTTGTATTATAAATTTTAATGCTTAAAAATTCGGTGTAACTCTATTAAGATACTACCCATTGATATAATACCACGATGTTTGCAGTTTAACAATAATAATATGTAGAAGTTAAACCAATAATAATAGTAAAAGTAAAAACTTCTAACTATTTGTGTAATATTAAATTTCATTTTAAACAATTATTAAAATTTTAATATAATATTACACATAAAAATAAAGGATGTGGCCTGTATAAAATTCCACATCCTTTATAATAATTTATTTTACTATTCCACCTTCGACTACAAGACTATCTTCAAATTCTGCACCATATACTGATTTTAATGTTTCATCATAAGCTTTGTGTACAAAATTTTCTTTACCTAAAGTTTCAAGTTCAGTATTGACCCAATCTTTAAGTTCTGTGTTACCTTTAGTTACAGCAGGCGCGATTGTGTCTACGCTTCCAAGTGATGGTACACCAACAGTAAATCCTGGATTTTCTTTAGCCCATGCTATAACTTCTGTATTATCACTTAATATAGCATCACCACGTCCATCTTTTAAAGCTTGAAATATTTCTGAGTATTGTTCATATTTTACAAGCTCAACAT
The DNA window shown above is from Clostridium beijerinckii and carries:
- a CDS encoding aspartate 1-decarboxylase produces the protein MILTMLKGKIHRATITQAELSYMGSITIDKTLMEASRIIENEKVQIVDVNNGARFETYVIPGKRDSGVICVNGAAARLVEPGDNVIIIAYAQMEEAEAKRYKPAVVFMNDDNTIKEITNYESNE
- the rfbD gene encoding dTDP-4-dehydrorhamnose reductase, producing MKILITGSKGQLGNELQNIIKMGSAEIGQVSKTIKESEVITLDIDELDITSLIEVKKKIDYLKPDVVINCAAATNVDGCESNENFAFMVNSIGPRNLAIACEEIGAKIVQISTDYVFSGAGDRPLTEYDLTSPYTVYGKTKLLGENYVREFSTKYFIVRTAWLYGSVGHNFVYTIREIGKEKNCINVVNDQRGNPTNANDLTYHILKLIETEEYGVYHCTGKGECTWYEFAKNIIKFSGEKCEVKPCTSEEYKNPTKRPKYSSLDNMMLRNTVGDEMREWQEALRSFIEKLNK
- the rfbB gene encoding dTDP-glucose 4,6-dehydratase gives rise to the protein MKTYLVTGGAGFIGSNFILYMLNKYQDIKIINLDKLTYAGNLENLKSIENDKRHIFVQGDICDKELVSSLFKNYNVNCVVHFAAESHVDRSIREPEIFAKTNVLGTVNMLNCAKNAWETEKGFKEGVKFLHVSTDEVYGSLGTEGFFMETTPLDPHSPYSSSKAGSDLMVKAYYDTYKMPINITRCSNNYGPFQFPEKLIPLLINNCLNHKEIPVYGDGMNIRDWLFVNDHAKAIDMVINGGRLGEVYNVGGHNERTNIEIIKTVIAYINENVDKSVTDNLIKYVEDRKGHDRRYGISPDKIKTELGWYPETTFEVGIKKTIKWYLDNHAWMKNVTSGDYQKYYKKMYTDKKSAQHN
- the panB gene encoding 3-methyl-2-oxobutanoate hydroxymethyltransferase — encoded protein: MKNTVLTFKQAKNEGNKLSMLTAYDYSMAKIIDESGVNGILIGDSLGMVIKGDQDTLAVTMDEIIYHTKAVKKGAKNALVVSDMPFLSYHVSIEQAVSNAGRLVKEGGASAVKLEGGANVAAQVKAIVDAQIPVMGHLGLTPQSVNAFGGFKVQGKNELAAKKLIEDAILLEKSGAFSIVLEGIPEKVAELITNAVSIPTIGIGAGKHCDGQILVYQDMLGMFNDFVPKFVKQYANIGNVMKEAIGSYVKEVQEGTFPEVKHTFKIDENELQKLY
- a CDS encoding transferase, whose product is MKKIVIIGAGGFAREVAWLIEEINNKNLEWDLLGFIEEGNKQIGSILNNHKILGDFEWIINSGHDNLFYICAVGDPKLRIRFNEKAEKLNIKPATLIHPNAKISNYNIIGEGTIICYGAIITTNVTIGKHVVISVNSVISHDSIISDFSTILPSVTISGNVKIGTGCYIGTTAAIINKINIGCNTIVGAGATVTKDLPDNCTAVGTPAKPIKFHLI
- the rfbC gene encoding dTDP-4-dehydrorhamnose 3,5-epimerase, translated to MGKFNFNKTKLDGVYIIEPKVFWDERGYFIEIYNKEQFSDAGLNMTFVQDNESKSSKGVLRGLHFQKRHSQGKLIRVTRGEVFDVAVDLRSGSPTYRQWEGVILSGENKKQFYIPKGFAHGFLVLSNEAVFNYKCTDFYAPQYDGGVMWNDPDINITWPLEKIGNVILSEKDKTHPNLKNLNLKGYVDFIYK
- a CDS encoding aminotransferase DegT, producing MINVTKTYLPNISMYKSYIDKIFKSGFLTNNGQFVQELEKRLEEYLNIRNLILVSNGTLALQVAYKALELSDEVITTPFTFAATVSSQVWEGLTPVFADINPETFCIDYKKIENLITNKSKAIIPVHVFGNACDIDEIQKIASKNNLKVIYDGAHTFGVKYKNKSIFSYGDISIMSFHSTKLFHTIEGGGLVIKDDELYKKVKLMINFGISGPEKIDDLGINAKMNEFQAAMGLCVLDDIDKILEGREKVHDFYTNNLSKELQLQKHNEDCTNNYAYFPVVFKTEKDLLRVVEELNKKYIFPRRYFYPSLDTLGYLTDSKYMQISNNISSRILCLPIYDSLEECELEQIVEIINSNL
- a CDS encoding pantoate--beta-alanine ligase, whose translation is MLLKEIKELRSLIKSWKREGLSVGFVPTMGALHEGHESLIKKAVAENDKVVVSVFVNPTQFGPNEDYDSYPRNIDKDLEVCINAGATAVFNPEPSEMYFNNKSTSVSVSNLTDVLCGAKRPGHFDGVCLVVSKLLNIVTPDKAYFGEKDAQQVAVLRRMVRDLNIDVEIVACPIIREEDGLAKSSRNTYLSKDERKAALILSKSLELAKDSLKNGERNAIKLKEVIKAELSKEPLSKIDYIEIVDSDSLENVETIEKNVLIPIAVYIGKIRLIDNFTFKIYTN